A single region of the Sandaracinaceae bacterium genome encodes:
- a CDS encoding protein kinase, which yields MALGNDRFHLIGETPHAHEREAIKFAREQLPDQDPYHLWGLVELYERSTGRTHEIDMLVIGHSAIYLVEAKSHPGQIDGDIVDWRWRPPDSDRVICLTPPFPGANHKAKVIRSRLERLVGRRARVPWVEALVFMSAPDLELKLTGDARTHVVTRGTFRDAIVHHRFPGAPENWRGQRINRPDMLEIVRACEELGFRPRKAKRYVGSYETQELLADGPGYQDRVAVHRTNPHMRAIARTYLVPDQTSVARRQQLLRAAERESHLLWDVRDHPNVLRMNDYVTGEAAPLGPTVLFDPFDRGVPLDEFLKNTPNLELHERYEIIEQVGRALAHCHRRSVVHGAVSPSAILVRRADVSPDGEPRGAIETRLYNFQLGVGGAADPTSHLTAFALDTSAVYQAPEVLENPGDRSPASDTYSLGAVAHLVFTGAPPGTTLVDVRQRLQRAGNLNPADVSGGEISAGICEAIALATELSVASRADSVEDWVELLLEGMTEPTEPFAAAAAASAPADVDPLDAPKGALLGAGDPAHPDEALRVLGFLGQGATSRVLQVRRVRLARDAEPTEIDGKDLALKISLEAVHDERLHAEADAIERFRDSHIVHLEERRVLAGRTCLLLGFAGEHTLQEHVSLNGTLDLTTASRLGEDLLHALEYLEEEARVVHRDIKPANLGVLSLNKQRLRLRLFDFSLASTSPTELNVGTSAYRDPFLPDRAAWDYAADRWSAAVTLHEMLTGARPSFGGSAMAPDAQLRLAAERFDPAARDRLVEFFTCALARQVTDRFQTAADMRHAWVASFEAPAPSLATAPSAAESPAPSGASEPTPAPTSPTAATQATVIDAPSTEPTPATPSDGAAQPSGTGVDAERAYTAADLDPIRPDTPIEALPLSPRARNALDRAGYSRAEELLALPENRLSAIRGVGRLVTREVLAFRNAWNEHAAPSAPSVEAFVPGFVPPSGSRPTLEPVVDGAFAAVLRDAGITILGLLAIAPRAQIEALAEKHGADANALRKALVKASGKTTSKHTAAQTAATSQTDTSGADDTLTNTGEALAPPPGGKTPAEWLDLLLPARPKYAEYVRGLYGLAAPFTGRLNVTMSEAATHFGCSRQNLYLAVGRARDTWAELDALDPLLLLVETIIRDAGGGLSLARAAEAIAALPPSETLVPSREPDPGLARAQAAALFRVAAELEKDETDSIRVLRLTAGAEADASPDAASDAKPGERLFVVATQEHGDAIRRLAKAADRLAARSVLASPDQVQQDLAEAAKGSPFASLDPARLVALAADASGAAACSSRLEIYPRGMSVERALELVHSSGIFRHGLRPEHVLARVRARFPDAAPLPPRPALDALVGAFGLVWDPEQLHYTTRSAHLHTSLSTELHSHTQIGTTSVAPSRPSGVPPSAPRRAPTPAKKVDAHARKSREFDEQLRIAVDRRLFRVVGVNVNHALLAERALAARLGVTPTALDTELLRMLSVKMREFEVDEADVHDIDREGPGGPDWGEFCGLVASAADALADRLFPREGQAAPEEREDAPPLLLTRPGLIARYELGDFLTRLVTASQASDARATFLLVPQFDERGVPHINRTFPIENARGAALHLPFAWVQDHLPTPDRGAA from the coding sequence ATGGCGCTCGGCAACGACCGCTTCCATCTCATCGGCGAGACGCCCCACGCGCACGAACGCGAGGCGATCAAGTTCGCGCGGGAGCAGCTCCCGGATCAGGACCCCTACCACCTGTGGGGTCTGGTGGAGCTCTACGAGCGCTCCACGGGCCGGACGCACGAGATCGACATGCTCGTCATCGGGCACTCGGCGATCTACCTGGTAGAGGCGAAGAGCCACCCGGGCCAAATCGACGGCGACATCGTGGATTGGCGCTGGCGACCGCCCGACTCGGATCGGGTCATCTGCCTGACGCCGCCCTTCCCGGGCGCGAACCACAAGGCCAAGGTGATCCGCTCGCGCCTCGAGCGGCTCGTGGGCCGCCGCGCGCGAGTGCCCTGGGTGGAAGCCCTGGTCTTCATGAGCGCGCCGGACCTGGAGCTGAAGCTCACGGGAGACGCGCGCACGCACGTGGTGACGCGCGGCACCTTCCGCGACGCCATCGTGCACCACCGCTTCCCCGGCGCCCCGGAGAACTGGCGCGGCCAGCGCATCAACCGGCCGGACATGCTGGAGATCGTGCGCGCCTGCGAGGAGCTGGGCTTCCGCCCCCGCAAGGCCAAGCGCTACGTCGGCTCGTACGAGACCCAGGAGCTGCTCGCCGACGGCCCCGGCTACCAGGACCGCGTCGCGGTCCACCGGACGAACCCGCACATGCGCGCCATCGCGCGCACGTACCTCGTGCCGGATCAGACGAGCGTCGCGCGCCGCCAGCAGCTCCTCCGCGCGGCAGAGCGCGAGTCGCATCTGCTCTGGGACGTCCGCGATCATCCCAACGTCCTGCGGATGAACGACTACGTGACGGGCGAGGCCGCCCCCCTCGGCCCCACCGTCCTCTTCGACCCCTTCGACCGCGGCGTCCCGCTCGACGAGTTCCTCAAGAACACGCCGAACCTCGAGCTCCACGAACGCTACGAGATCATCGAGCAGGTCGGCCGCGCGCTCGCGCATTGCCACCGCCGGAGCGTCGTCCACGGCGCGGTCTCGCCCTCCGCCATCCTCGTCCGCCGCGCCGACGTCTCGCCCGACGGAGAGCCCCGCGGCGCGATCGAGACTCGCCTCTACAACTTCCAGCTCGGCGTCGGTGGCGCCGCGGATCCCACGAGCCACCTCACGGCGTTCGCGCTGGACACCAGCGCCGTCTACCAGGCTCCCGAGGTCCTCGAGAACCCCGGCGATCGCTCCCCCGCGTCCGACACCTACAGCCTCGGCGCGGTCGCCCACCTCGTCTTCACAGGCGCCCCGCCCGGGACGACCCTGGTGGACGTCCGTCAGCGCCTCCAGCGCGCCGGCAACCTGAACCCCGCGGACGTCTCCGGCGGCGAGATCTCCGCTGGCATCTGCGAGGCCATCGCCCTCGCCACCGAGCTCTCCGTGGCCTCGCGCGCGGACAGCGTGGAGGATTGGGTCGAGCTGCTCCTCGAGGGCATGACCGAGCCCACCGAGCCCTTCGCCGCAGCTGCTGCGGCCAGCGCCCCGGCCGACGTCGATCCGCTCGACGCCCCGAAGGGCGCGCTCCTCGGCGCCGGCGATCCCGCGCACCCCGACGAGGCCCTCCGCGTCCTCGGCTTCCTCGGCCAGGGCGCCACCTCGCGCGTCCTCCAGGTCCGCCGCGTCCGCCTCGCGCGCGACGCCGAGCCCACCGAGATCGACGGCAAGGACCTCGCCCTCAAGATCAGCCTCGAGGCCGTCCACGACGAGCGCCTGCACGCCGAAGCCGACGCCATCGAGCGCTTCCGCGACTCCCACATCGTGCACCTCGAGGAGCGCCGCGTCCTCGCCGGCCGCACCTGCCTCCTGCTCGGCTTCGCGGGCGAGCACACCCTCCAAGAGCACGTCTCGCTCAACGGCACGCTCGACCTCACCACAGCGTCCCGCCTCGGCGAAGACCTCCTCCACGCCCTCGAGTACCTCGAAGAAGAAGCCCGCGTCGTCCACCGCGACATCAAGCCCGCCAACCTCGGCGTGCTCTCGCTCAACAAGCAGCGCCTCCGGCTCCGCCTCTTCGACTTCTCCCTCGCGTCCACCTCGCCCACGGAGCTCAACGTCGGCACGTCCGCGTACCGCGACCCCTTCCTGCCCGATCGCGCCGCCTGGGACTACGCCGCGGATCGCTGGAGCGCCGCCGTCACCCTGCACGAGATGCTCACCGGCGCGCGCCCCTCCTTCGGGGGCTCCGCCATGGCGCCCGACGCGCAGCTCCGCCTCGCCGCCGAGCGCTTCGACCCGGCCGCCCGCGACCGCCTCGTCGAGTTCTTCACCTGCGCCCTCGCGCGCCAGGTCACGGACCGCTTCCAGACCGCCGCGGACATGCGCCACGCGTGGGTCGCCAGCTTCGAGGCCCCGGCCCCGAGCCTCGCCACCGCGCCGAGCGCCGCCGAGAGCCCTGCCCCATCCGGGGCGAGCGAGCCCACCCCCGCGCCGACCTCTCCCACCGCCGCGACCCAAGCCACTGTCATCGACGCGCCCTCGACGGAGCCCACCCCCGCGACGCCCAGCGACGGCGCCGCCCAGCCCTCCGGCACCGGCGTCGACGCGGAGCGCGCGTACACCGCCGCCGACCTCGACCCCATCCGCCCCGACACCCCCATCGAGGCGCTCCCGCTCAGCCCCCGCGCCCGCAACGCCCTCGACCGCGCTGGCTACTCGCGCGCCGAGGAGCTCCTCGCCCTCCCGGAGAACCGCCTCTCCGCCATCCGCGGCGTGGGCCGCCTCGTCACCCGCGAGGTCCTAGCTTTCCGCAACGCCTGGAACGAGCACGCCGCGCCCTCCGCGCCCTCCGTCGAGGCCTTCGTGCCCGGCTTCGTGCCCCCGTCCGGCAGCCGCCCCACCCTCGAGCCCGTCGTGGACGGCGCCTTCGCGGCCGTCCTCCGCGACGCCGGCATCACCATCCTCGGCCTCCTGGCCATCGCACCCCGCGCGCAGATCGAGGCGCTCGCCGAGAAGCACGGCGCCGACGCCAACGCCCTCCGCAAAGCGCTCGTGAAGGCGTCCGGGAAGACGACGAGCAAGCACACGGCCGCCCAGACCGCCGCGACTTCCCAGACCGACACGTCTGGCGCCGACGACACACTCACCAACACCGGCGAGGCCCTCGCGCCCCCGCCGGGCGGCAAGACCCCCGCCGAGTGGCTCGACCTCCTGCTGCCCGCGCGCCCCAAGTACGCCGAGTACGTCCGTGGTCTCTACGGCCTCGCCGCACCCTTCACGGGGCGCCTCAACGTCACCATGAGCGAGGCGGCCACACACTTCGGCTGCTCCCGCCAGAACCTCTACCTCGCCGTCGGCCGCGCGCGCGACACCTGGGCCGAGCTCGACGCGCTCGATCCCCTCCTGCTCCTGGTGGAGACCATCATCCGTGACGCCGGGGGCGGCCTCTCCCTCGCCCGCGCCGCGGAGGCCATCGCCGCCCTCCCGCCGAGCGAGACCCTCGTCCCCTCCCGCGAGCCGGACCCGGGCCTCGCGCGCGCCCAGGCCGCCGCGCTCTTCCGCGTCGCCGCCGAGCTCGAGAAGGACGAGACCGACAGCATCCGCGTGCTGCGCCTCACCGCCGGCGCCGAAGCAGACGCCTCCCCCGACGCGGCGTCCGACGCGAAGCCCGGCGAGCGCCTCTTCGTCGTCGCCACCCAGGAGCACGGCGACGCCATCCGCCGACTCGCCAAGGCCGCGGATCGCCTCGCCGCGCGCAGCGTCCTCGCGTCGCCCGACCAAGTCCAGCAGGACCTCGCCGAGGCCGCGAAGGGCAGCCCCTTCGCGTCCCTCGACCCGGCGCGCCTCGTCGCCCTCGCCGCCGACGCCTCGGGCGCCGCCGCCTGCTCCTCGCGCCTGGAGATCTACCCGCGGGGCATGAGCGTCGAGCGCGCCCTCGAGCTCGTCCACTCCTCCGGCATCTTCCGCCACGGCCTCCGCCCCGAGCACGTCCTGGCCCGCGTCCGAGCCCGCTTCCCAGACGCGGCCCCCCTGCCGCCACGCCCTGCGCTGGACGCCCTCGTCGGCGCCTTCGGCCTCGTCTGGGACCCGGAGCAGCTCCACTACACCACTCGGAGCGCGCACCTCCACACCAGCCTCTCCACCGAGCTCCACTCCCACACGCAGATCGGCACGACCTCGGTCGCGCCCTCTCGCCCCTCCGGCGTCCCCCCCAGCGCCCCCCGCCGCGCGCCCACGCCCGCCAAGAAGGTCGACGCCCACGCCCGCAAGAGCCGCGAGTTCGACGAGCAGCTCCGCATCGCCGTGGACCGCCGTCTCTTCCGCGTCGTCGGCGTGAACGTCAACCACGCCCTGCTCGCCGAGCGCGCCCTCGCCGCCCGCCTCGGCGTCACGCCCACGGCCCTGGACACAGAGCTCCTCCGCATGCTCAGCGTCAAGATGCGCGAGTTCGAGGTGGACGAGGCCGACGTCCACGACATCGACCGCGAGGGCCCGGGCGGCCCCGATTGGGGCGAGTTCTGCGGCCTCGTGGCCAGCGCCGCCGACGCCCTCGCCGACCGCCTCTTCCCGCGCGAAGGCCAAGCCGCGCCCGAGGAGAGGGAAGACGCGCCCCCGCTGCTGCTGACCCGCCCCGGGCTCATCGCCCGCTACGAGCTCGGCGACTTCCTCACCCGCCTCGTCACCGCGAGCCAGGCCAGCGACGCCCGCGCCACCTTCCTCCTCGTCCCCCAATTCGACGAGCGCGGCGTCCCGCACATCAACCGCACTTTCCCCATTGAGAACGCCCGCGGGGCCGCGCTCCACCTGCCCTTCGCGTGGGTCCAGGACCACCTCCCCACCCCGGATCGAGGAGCCGCCTGA